From one Nycticebus coucang isolate mNycCou1 chromosome 14, mNycCou1.pri, whole genome shotgun sequence genomic stretch:
- the LOC128565919 gene encoding high mobility group protein B1-like isoform X1, giving the protein MSSYVFFVQTCQDEHKKKHPDSSVNFSEFSKCSKRWKTMSAKEKGRFEDMAEADKARYEREMKTYIPPKGETKKKFKDPNAPKRPPLAFFLFCSEYRPKIKGEHPGLSIGDVAKKLGEMWNNTAVDDKQPYEKKTAKLKEKYEKDIAAYQAKGKPDAAKKGVIKAEKSKKKKEEEDEEYEEEEEGEEDDE; this is encoded by the coding sequence atgtcatcatatgtattctttgtgcaaacttgtcaggacgagcacaagaagaagcacccagattcttcagtcaacttctcagagttttctaagtgCTCAaagaggtggaagaccatgtctgctaaagagaaaggaagatttgAAGATATGGCAGaggcggacaaggcccgttatgaaagagaaatgaaaacctatatccctcctaaaggggaaacaaaaaagaagttcaaggatcccaatgcacccaagaggcctcctttggcctttttcttgttctgttctgagtatcgcccaaaaatcaaaggagaacatcctggcctgtccattggtgatgttgcaaagaagctgggggagatgtggaataacactgctgtggatgacaagcagccttatGAAAAGAAGACTGcgaagctgaaggaaaaatacgaaaaggatattgctgcataccaagctaaaggaaagcctgatgcagcgaaaaagggagtcatcaaggctgaaaaaagcaagaaaaagaaggaagaagaagatgaagagtatgaagaggaggaggaaggtgaagAAGATGATGAATAA
- the LOC128565919 gene encoding high mobility group protein B1-like isoform X2: protein MSAKEKGRFEDMAEADKARYEREMKTYIPPKGETKKKFKDPNAPKRPPLAFFLFCSEYRPKIKGEHPGLSIGDVAKKLGEMWNNTAVDDKQPYEKKTAKLKEKYEKDIAAYQAKGKPDAAKKGVIKAEKSKKKKEEEDEEYEEEEEGEEDDE, encoded by the coding sequence atgtctgctaaagagaaaggaagatttgAAGATATGGCAGaggcggacaaggcccgttatgaaagagaaatgaaaacctatatccctcctaaaggggaaacaaaaaagaagttcaaggatcccaatgcacccaagaggcctcctttggcctttttcttgttctgttctgagtatcgcccaaaaatcaaaggagaacatcctggcctgtccattggtgatgttgcaaagaagctgggggagatgtggaataacactgctgtggatgacaagcagccttatGAAAAGAAGACTGcgaagctgaaggaaaaatacgaaaaggatattgctgcataccaagctaaaggaaagcctgatgcagcgaaaaagggagtcatcaaggctgaaaaaagcaagaaaaagaaggaagaagaagatgaagagtatgaagaggaggaggaaggtgaagAAGATGATGAATAA